In Terriglobus sp. TAA 43, a single window of DNA contains:
- a CDS encoding DUF3309 domain-containing protein — MLIVLLIVLLLVFGGGGYYMGPGIGYYGGGGISLILLLVILWLLFGASREL, encoded by the coding sequence ATGCTGATCGTTCTTCTGATTGTTCTGCTTCTCGTCTTCGGTGGCGGCGGATACTACATGGGCCCTGGCATTGGGTATTACGGTGGCGGTGGTATCAGCTTGATCCTGCTGCTGGTCATACTGTGGCTGCTGTTCGGCGCAAGCCGCGAGCTCTAA